One window of Phalacrocorax carbo chromosome 1, bPhaCar2.1, whole genome shotgun sequence genomic DNA carries:
- the SOWAHC gene encoding ankyrin repeat domain-containing protein SOWAHC has translation MPPPGGGARAAAAPQQRGAAARRDGSGAVMEEPGELRQESVVRFLAARGGRAPNAELLEHFRDWVNPPEPGRRAAARHRFKEVVNAVATVRQEPGTGVKYVHLRRRYCAPEPAAAPLSPGEEAAAAADNAERPSPPPSPRAGAEEAPPPPLPPPPPAASDDAGSRPQPAGRRGEPPRPSPVAGGGQRKGSRRGPLPGRGGGGEEARVAAGPGRPPPPPPPPPPPPPPPPPPPPAVEGAAGVAPGAAAQGGGRRSLREAARGGSPQLKRGAPPGGTRGRDSDSASVASSSAEEEGSTTGAVALDPLEHAWMLSASDGRWESLEGLLSCEPALLCKRDFITGFTVLHWAAKHGRQELLATLVNFAQRHQLPVDINARTSGGHTALHIAAMHGHAEVVKLLVGAYDADVDIRDYSGRKAAQYLHQGTSGDMRSLVGALEEEEEEEGAAGNGSGRWRLSKVLPSNLMSYRLSHHHHHHHHHHHSAGEEAEGTEGAAVPGKGKEMTRKASSSGRMKPRLNKIRFRTQIIHNTPSFRGDTEEEEHEEKSLKASFKLRPKSNVFG, from the coding sequence ATGCCGCCGCCCGGAGGAGGGGCTCGGGCAGCAGCGGCTCCGCAGCAGCGAGGAGCAGCGGCGCGACGCGATGGGTCAGGGGCGGTGATGGAGGAACCGGGGGAGCTGCGGCAAGAGTCGGTGGTGCGGTTCctggcggcgcggggcgggcgggcgcccAACGCCGAGCTGCTGGAGCATTTCCGGGACTGGGTCAACCCCCCGGAGCccggccgccgcgccgccgcccgccacCGCTTCAAGGAGGTGGTCAACGCCGTGGCCACCGTGCGCCAGGAGCCCGGCACCGGCGTCAAGTACGTGCACCTCCGCCGCCGGTACTGCGCCCCGGAGCCTGCCGCCGCCCCCCTGAGCCccggggaggaggcggcggcagcggcggaCAACGCGGAGCGGCCGagcccgccgccctccccgcggGCGGGCGCTGaggaggcgccgccgccgcccctaccaccaccaccgccgGCAGCGAGCGACGATGCCGGCAGCCGCCCTcagccggcggggcggcggggcgagcCGCCCCGGCCGAGCCCGGTGGCGGGCGGAGGCCAGCGGAAGGGGTCCCGGCGGGGGCCGCTGCCCGGGCGCGGCGGAGGCGGCGAGGAGGCTAGGGTAgcggcgggcccggggcggccgccgccgccgcctcctcctcctcctcctcctcctcctcctcctcctcctcctcctccggcgGTGGAGGGTGCGGCGGGGGTcgcccccggggcggcggcgcaaGGGGGCGGCCGCAGGAGCCTGCGGGAGGCAGCGCGGGGCGGCTCGCCCCAGCTGAAACGCGGCGCCCCACCCGGGGGGACCCGCGGTCGCGACTCGGACAGCGCCTCGGTGGCCTCGTCGTCCGCCGAGGAGGAGGGGAGCACCACTGGCGCCGTGGCTCTGGACCCCCTGGAGCACGCCTGGATGTTGTCGGCCTCGGACGGGCGGTGGGAGAGCTTGGAGGGGCTGCTGAGCTGTGAGCCGGCGCTGCTCTGCAAGCGGGACTTCATCACCGGCTTCACGGTGCTGCACTGGGCTGCCAAGCACGGgcggcaggagctgctggccaCGCTGGTCAACTTTGCCCAGCGGCACCAGCTGCCCGTAGACATCAATGCCCGCACCAGTGGTGGGCACACCGCGCTGCACATAGCCGCCATGCACGGCCACGCCGAAGTTGTGAAGCTGCTGGTAGGAGCGTACGATGCTGATGTGGACATCCGCGACTACAGCGGGCGTAAGGCTGCGCAGTACCTGCACCAGGGCACCTCGGGGGATATGCGGAGCCTTGTGGGGgccctggaggaggaggaggaagaggaaggggctGCTGGCAATGGGAGTGGGCGCTGGAGGCTCTCCAAGGTGTTGCCCTCCAACCTCATGAGCTACCGgctctcccaccaccaccaccaccaccaccaccaccatcacagCGCTGGGGAGGAAGCTGAGGGCACTGAAGGGGCAGCGGTGCCAGGCAAGGGCAAGGAGATGACCAGGAAAGCCTCCAGCAGCGGGCGGATGAAGCCTCGGCTTAATAAGATCCGCTTCAGGACTCAGATCATCCACAACACGCCCTCCTTTCGCGGTGACACCGAAGAAGAAGAGCATGAGGAGAAATCCCTGAAAGCATCATTCAAGCTCAGGCCGAAGTCCAATGTCTTTGGATAA